The following is a genomic window from Streptomyces sp. NBC_01381.
CCGAGTCACGGGCGATCTGGATGCTCAGCCTGGAGGTCATCACGCAGGGGGAGCGGCTCGCGGGCATTCGCGATCTGCTGGCCAAGGCTCAGGTGGAGGGGCGGCGCGGGCTCGCCGCGATGTTCACCGGGATCGAGGAGGCCGATCTTTCCGATGACGTCGTGGACACCGAGGGGCGCTTCTATACGACGCTGCTCAACGGCCTGATGATGCAGTGGCTCTTCGACGAGGCGTCGGCGACCGACGCCGAGCAGCTGACCGAGGGGCTGCGGCGGGTCATGGAGCGGATGTCGGCCACGTGAGAGGCAGACGCTGCCCGGACATGATCACGCCGCGCTAACCTGTCCGCATGGGTTTTGTCATCAAGGTGCAGCTCTCGCGCACTCGCTCCGCGCGCTGACCGACGCAGGCCTCCTGCGACGGTCAGCGACGTCGTCCGCGTTTGTGCCTCCCTGATGACCACTAGGACCACACCATGACTCCGCAGCCCACGTTTGCCTTCATCCCCGGCGGCTCCAGCAACGCCCAGGCCTGGGGCCCGCTCCAGAACGAGCTCGCGCTGCTCGGCCACCGCTCGTACGCCATCGACCTTCCCGGGCACGGCAGTTCGGCCGACCGCCCCGCCGAGTACCACCGTTCGCCGCAGGACCTCAAGGCGCTCGCAGTCGCGCCCTCGCCGATGAAGGGCATCTCGCTCGACGACAACGTCCGGCATGTCGTCGGCATCGTCTCCCGGCTCGCCGCGCACGGCCCTGTGGTGCTCGTCGCCAACAGCTTCGGGGGCATCACGCTCAGCGCCGTCGGCAACGCCGTGCCCGAGCTGCTGCACCGCATCGTCTACATCTCGGCCGCCTGCCCGACCGGATTCACCACGCCGGACGAGGAGCTCCACCCGGCCGAGCACGACGGCAATCTCCTGGACGCGGCGGTGGCGAAGATCGCCGTCGGCGACATCGCCGCGCAGGGCTTCGCCCGGTTCAACTGGCGTGCGGCGCACGGCGATCCGGCCCTCTTCGCGGAGCTCAAGGCCGCCGTCATGGCCGACGGCACCGACGCCCAGTACCGCGCGCTGCTCGACGGGATGGACCCGGACGAGAGCTACGACGTGCTCGGTCCGGACAGCGTCATACGCGCGGACCGCTGGGGGCGCGTACCGCACACCTATCTGCGGCTCACCGAGGACCGCAGCATCCCCCTGCACGTACAGGACCGCATGATCGAGGAGGCCGACCAGGTCACCCCGGACAATCCGTTCGACGTCCGCTCGCTGGCCGCGTCCCACGTCGGATACTTCAGCAGGCCACGGGAGTTCGCCG
Proteins encoded in this region:
- a CDS encoding alpha/beta fold hydrolase, yielding MTPQPTFAFIPGGSSNAQAWGPLQNELALLGHRSYAIDLPGHGSSADRPAEYHRSPQDLKALAVAPSPMKGISLDDNVRHVVGIVSRLAAHGPVVLVANSFGGITLSAVGNAVPELLHRIVYISAACPTGFTTPDEELHPAEHDGNLLDAAVAKIAVGDIAAQGFARFNWRAAHGDPALFAELKAAVMADGTDAQYRALLDGMDPDESYDVLGPDSVIRADRWGRVPHTYLRLTEDRSIPLHVQDRMIEEADQVTPDNPFDVRSLAASHVGYFSRPREFAEILAGLR
- a CDS encoding TetR/AcrR family transcriptional regulator; protein product: MGHREDLLEGAKRCLLDKGFARTTARDIVKESGTNLASIGYHYGSKDALLVEAYVALVEPMGEGFEGAVGAARAAESGGLDGFRETWANVIRSIPESRAIWMLSLEVITQGERLAGIRDLLAKAQVEGRRGLAAMFTGIEEADLSDDVVDTEGRFYTTLLNGLMMQWLFDEASATDAEQLTEGLRRVMERMSAT